The genome window TCCCAAAAAAATCCGCTAGAAGGTGCCGAATTTAAGTTAGTCAACGGAGCGGGAGCCACTGTGCAAACGGGATTAAAAACCAATGCAGATGGAAAACTGGCAATTTCAAACCTGAAATATGACACATACCAGCTAATCGAAACGAAAGCTCCACAAGGATACGTGTTGGATGCGTCTCCAGTGAAATTCACGATTGATGATACCCACCAATCATTATTCGTATCTAAAGAAAATACTGCCATCAAAGGATCCGTTTCACTAGAAAAAGTCGACCGTGACACAAAAAGTCTTCTAGCTGATGCCGAATTCGAATTACAAGATAAAGATGGTAACACACTAAAAACAAATCTTAAAACGGACCAAAAAGGTAAACTAACGGTTGCTGATTTACTTCCAGGTGAGTATCAATTTGTTGAAACAAAAGCACCAACAGGTTATATTTTAGACACTACACCATTGAAATTTAAAATCAGCACAGAAGCATTAAACGTAACTGTAACAAAAGAAAATACGAAAAAACCAGAAATACCAAAAGTGCCAGTACCACCAAAAAAACCAGAAAAACCGGATAAAATAATAAGTGAAGACAGCAAACAGACAGCTTTACCAAAAACAGGAGATTCGCCACTTGTTAATGGATGGGGACTGTTACTCGTAGCCATTTCAGCGAGCGGCTTAATTGCACTTAGAAGAAAATAATAAAAAACCGTAAGCGATAATACAATCGCTTACGGTTTTTCTTATATAGTTCTAGTTTGATCTTGCAAAACAGCCTTTAACGAATGATAGGCTGGGATAGATAAGTTTAATTCAACACGATTAATTTGTTGCGCCATTTTTGGTTGAATGCCAGAAATAAATGCCTCGACGCCAAGAAGTTTAAGCATCGTCACTAAGTTGGTGAGCATCTCTCCTAACGCATCGTCAAAATACGTGATTCCAGATAAATCAATACACAATTGTTCCACGCCTAAATGAACACATTTATTTGCAGTAATTTCGGATAGCTTTTCTGCTCTTTCACGATCTACACGGCCCATTAAAGGAAGTATCGCCAATTTGTCAGTAATGGAAATGACTGGGGTGCTAATTTCTTCAATTAAGCGATGTTGTTGTTCTAGATGTTTCACGATATCATTGTAATACATTGCAGAAAAGGCTTCGTTTATTCGGTCGAATCCGTGATTAACCATTGCCATGCTTGATGAGAATTCACATTTAGACACTTCATCATTATGAATACAAAAGTCACCAACGGCTGTAACAAATTCGCGACGTAGTTTATCTAAGGTAGTAATAACTTCAGGTAATGGCACTTCATTTTCCATGCGACGTGCGTACATGTTATCTAGCCATTTGTCGAGTTTCTCAAAGAACGCTTTTTTACCAGCAAAATAGGAAATGATTAAGTCCGCTGTTTGTTCACTGTCAGCGCGCAGTTCATCTTTATATTGTGGAGAGTAAACAAAGCTAGTATACGTATTTTCATAAATTTTTGATAACCAATTATTAATGATTTCTTCGGTATGTTCTCTTAAATATAGCTCCATACTTCCATTCGATTCATTCATACCAGACAACCCCTTTAAGTCTAAGTATAATAACTACTTTTCTTTATTCTATGCTCAAAACGGTGTACTGTCCATTTAAATTTTAGAAAAATAACTAATTTATTGAAATTGTAATATTAGTTAACAAATCCAACGTTATTTTTTTGTTAAAATTCCGAAGCTATTTAAGCTTGGTCATGGTATAATATTACAATATGGATAGAAAGGAAGTTTTTTGTGGGATTACAGGATGAACTTACAATGATGCAACCAGTGGTCATGAAGATTTTTTCAAAAAGTGTCCGCGAAAATCGATTATCTCACGGCTATTTATTCGAAGGAACAAGGGGTACAGGAAAGAAGCGCACAGCACTTTGGTTAGCTCAGAGCCTTTTTTGTTTAGAAAGCACTGAAACCGAGCTTGCTTGTGGAAAGTGTACCAATTGCACGAGAATAGCGAGTCATAATCATCCGGATGTTCATTTGCTAGAGCCAGATGGGGCTAGTATTAAAATTGATCAGGTTCGCGCGCTTAAGCAAGAACTTAGTAAACGTGGGATGGAATCGGATCAAAAAGTAGTTATCATTTACGA of Listeria monocytogenes contains these proteins:
- a CDS encoding STAS domain-containing protein — translated: MNESNGSMELYLREHTEEIINNWLSKIYENTYTSFVYSPQYKDELRADSEQTADLIISYFAGKKAFFEKLDKWLDNMYARRMENEVPLPEVITTLDKLRREFVTAVGDFCIHNDEVSKCEFSSSMAMVNHGFDRINEAFSAMYYNDIVKHLEQQHRLIEEISTPVISITDKLAILPLMGRVDRERAEKLSEITANKCVHLGVEQLCIDLSGITYFDDALGEMLTNLVTMLKLLGVEAFISGIQPKMAQQINRVELNLSIPAYHSLKAVLQDQTRTI